Proteins found in one Halarsenatibacter silvermanii genomic segment:
- the atpG gene encoding ATP synthase F1 subunit gamma: METMRDIERRIDTVENTKQITRAMKMVASAKLRRAQEKAVQSRPFFNRTREVLVDIVHNTDETAEHPLLEPTEGDSELYMLVTSDRGLCGSYNTKVIRRFNALASRGDQLVVLGRTGYRTFRRQEYEIAADYVDLDDYPSFWFARRVTDRVIDLYLSENIDRVHLIYTHFESALSQSVRDISLLPADIPTEKEEARVAEEEELIEQEQERPEEKSGASYLYEPTIPEVLDTILPQYLNNVLYSAILESKASEFGSRMTAMDNATENAEEMIDELTLSYNRARQEQITKEITEIVSGAEALQ; this comes from the coding sequence ATGGAAACGATGCGCGATATCGAAAGGCGCATAGATACTGTTGAAAATACCAAGCAGATTACCCGGGCGATGAAGATGGTTGCGTCGGCCAAATTGAGGCGGGCCCAGGAAAAGGCCGTACAATCTCGACCTTTTTTCAATCGTACCAGAGAAGTTCTGGTCGATATAGTCCATAATACCGATGAAACGGCCGAGCATCCGCTCTTAGAACCCACCGAAGGTGATAGTGAGCTTTATATGCTGGTGACTTCGGACCGCGGCCTCTGCGGTTCCTATAATACTAAAGTTATCAGACGGTTTAATGCTTTAGCCAGCAGAGGAGATCAGCTGGTGGTTCTGGGGCGTACAGGCTATCGCACCTTTCGGCGCCAGGAGTACGAGATAGCAGCCGATTATGTCGATCTTGACGATTATCCCAGTTTTTGGTTTGCCCGCCGTGTTACAGATCGGGTGATAGATCTGTATTTGAGCGAAAATATCGACAGGGTGCATCTGATCTACACTCATTTTGAATCGGCTTTAAGCCAGAGTGTGCGTGATATCTCACTGCTGCCAGCCGATATACCGACCGAAAAAGAAGAAGCCAGGGTGGCAGAGGAAGAAGAGTTGATAGAGCAGGAGCAGGAAAGGCCGGAGGAGAAAAGCGGAGCCAGCTATCTTTATGAGCCGACAATTCCCGAAGTTCTGGACACCATTTTACCGCAGTATCTCAACAATGTTCTCTATTCGGCTATACTCGAGTCCAAAGCCAGCGAATTTGGTTCACGGATGACAGCCATGGACAATGCTACTGAAAACGCGGAAGAGATGATCGATGAACTGACTCTATCTTATAACAGGGCCCGTCAGGAACAGATAACCAAAGAGATCACCGAGATAGTCAGCGGTGCTGAGGCCCTGCAGTGA
- the atpH gene encoding ATP synthase F1 subunit delta, with translation MIENEVARKYGQAVFELAQEEGELEQVAEDLKMLRETVSEVRDFKNLLYHPRINDEKKKEVFLDIVGDEISDITRDFCQLLIDKRRIRFLHHIVRDFEKRHNQAEKILEVELSSAIELPEELENRIRVRLSDITGYNIELETEVDEDIIGGFQITVGDRIIDGSIQGELEKIQKQLEQIPVSKLGVE, from the coding sequence ATGATAGAGAACGAAGTAGCCCGCAAATACGGACAGGCAGTTTTCGAGCTGGCTCAGGAAGAAGGCGAGCTGGAACAGGTCGCCGAAGACCTGAAGATGCTGCGCGAGACTGTATCCGAGGTTAGAGATTTTAAAAACCTTCTTTATCATCCCCGCATAAATGATGAAAAGAAAAAAGAGGTCTTCCTGGATATCGTCGGCGATGAGATAAGCGATATCACCAGGGATTTCTGCCAGCTGCTGATCGATAAGAGGAGAATCAGATTTCTTCATCATATCGTTCGTGACTTCGAAAAAAGACATAACCAAGCTGAAAAGATACTGGAGGTTGAGCTCAGTTCGGCCATAGAGCTGCCCGAGGAACTGGAGAACAGAATCCGTGTCAGACTCTCCGACATTACCGGTTACAATATCGAACTGGAGACAGAGGTTGATGAAGATATAATCGGCGGATTTCAGATAACAGTTGGCGATAGAATAATAGATGGCAGCATCCAGGGCGAGCTGGAGAAAATTCAAAAACAGCTGGAACAAATTCCTGTAAGCAAACTAGGGGTGGAATGA
- a CDS encoding AtpZ/AtpI family protein: MEKNDWSRIIRAAGLLSYLGLVMIVAIGLGYFIGSFFDGLLSSEPWFSLLGLIIGVGGGFYGVYQIITGVMGDE, encoded by the coding sequence ATGGAAAAAAATGATTGGTCCAGGATTATAAGAGCCGCCGGACTGCTGAGTTATCTGGGACTTGTCATGATAGTTGCGATCGGGCTGGGATATTTTATAGGCTCATTTTTTGACGGTCTTCTCTCCTCAGAACCCTGGTTTTCCCTTCTCGGCCTGATTATCGGAGTTGGGGGCGGTTTTTATGGGGTCTATCAGATTATTACTGGAGTGATGGGGGATGAATGA
- the atpA gene encoding F0F1 ATP synthase subunit alpha gives MNIRPEEISSIIKKEIENYGAELETVGVGTVLDVGDGIAHVYGLEDCMSMELVEFPGEIFGMALNLEEDNVGVVILGEETAIDEGDEVRRTGRVVEVPVGENLLGRVVNPLGEPLDGQGQIETEGTRPAEFKAPGVVTREPVKTPLQTGLKSIDSMIPIGRGQRELIIGDRQTGKTAIAVDTIINQRDTNVKCVYVAIGQKASDVAQLRERLAAEGALEHTIIVAATASEPAPLKYIAPYAGCAMGEHFMYENGDDVLVCYDDLSKHADAYRAMSLLLRRPPGREAYPGDVFYLHSRLLERAAKLNPDYGGGSLTALPIIETQAGDVSAYIPTNVISITDGQIYLESELFFSGVRPAINVGTSVSRVGGDAQIKAMKDVAGTLRLDLSQYRELEAFAQFGSDLDESTQQRLARGERIVEILTQDENDPMPVEEQIVILFAVVEGYLDDIPVDNLDRFEAEYLSFMRSSYNDLLENIVDTGEMTDEIEERLIETIQEFKESFSIEEKSLVDRGEEEEEPERE, from the coding sequence ATGAATATAAGACCTGAAGAAATCAGTTCGATTATAAAAAAAGAGATCGAGAATTATGGAGCAGAACTGGAAACTGTCGGCGTGGGGACTGTGCTCGATGTGGGCGATGGAATTGCCCATGTTTATGGTCTGGAAGACTGCATGTCGATGGAACTGGTCGAATTTCCCGGTGAAATTTTCGGTATGGCCCTTAATCTGGAAGAAGATAACGTCGGGGTCGTCATTCTGGGAGAGGAGACAGCTATTGATGAAGGCGATGAAGTTCGCAGAACGGGCCGGGTAGTAGAGGTACCCGTCGGTGAGAATCTGCTGGGCCGGGTGGTTAATCCGCTGGGTGAGCCGCTGGACGGCCAGGGTCAGATCGAAACCGAGGGCACCCGACCTGCTGAATTCAAAGCTCCCGGTGTTGTCACCCGTGAGCCGGTAAAAACTCCGCTGCAGACCGGTCTTAAATCTATAGATTCGATGATCCCCATAGGCCGCGGACAGCGTGAGCTGATAATCGGCGACCGTCAGACCGGTAAGACTGCTATCGCGGTCGATACCATAATCAATCAGCGTGACACCAACGTAAAATGCGTATACGTAGCCATAGGACAGAAGGCATCTGACGTAGCCCAGCTGCGAGAGAGGCTGGCTGCCGAAGGCGCACTCGAGCACACCATCATAGTGGCGGCAACCGCCAGCGAACCCGCTCCCCTGAAGTACATAGCTCCCTATGCGGGCTGTGCCATGGGCGAGCATTTCATGTACGAAAACGGCGATGATGTGCTGGTCTGCTATGATGACCTATCCAAACACGCCGACGCATACCGCGCCATGTCGCTGCTTCTGCGCCGTCCTCCCGGACGTGAAGCTTATCCTGGAGATGTCTTTTATCTTCACTCGCGTCTTCTGGAGCGAGCAGCCAAACTCAATCCGGATTATGGCGGCGGCTCGCTGACGGCTCTGCCCATCATCGAAACACAGGCCGGTGACGTTTCCGCCTATATACCGACCAATGTTATTTCGATAACTGATGGTCAGATATATTTAGAAAGCGAATTGTTCTTCTCGGGCGTTCGCCCGGCTATAAACGTCGGTACTTCTGTATCGCGAGTTGGTGGCGATGCTCAAATAAAGGCCATGAAGGATGTAGCCGGTACTCTGCGGCTTGATCTTTCTCAGTATCGCGAGCTGGAAGCTTTTGCACAATTCGGCTCCGATCTGGATGAATCGACCCAGCAGCGCCTGGCTCGCGGTGAAAGGATAGTTGAAATCCTCACTCAGGATGAGAACGATCCCATGCCGGTTGAGGAGCAGATAGTTATTCTCTTTGCCGTGGTTGAAGGTTATCTCGATGACATCCCCGTCGACAATTTAGATCGTTTTGAGGCCGAATATCTTTCCTTCATGCGCTCGAGCTACAATGATCTCCTGGAAAATATTGTCGACACAGGGGAGATGACTGATGAAATAGAAGAAAGACTGATAGAGACGATACAGGAGTTCAAAGAAAGTTTCTCCATAGAGGAAAAAAGCCTCGTCGACAGAGGTGAGGAGGAAGAGGAGCCCGAGCGCGAGTAA
- a CDS encoding MraY family glycosyltransferase has protein sequence MAYLSVLLISLGITYLLTPAVRELAHRLEAVDEPSRRRINIRRVPNLGGLAVYFGFTLALLQSQGVGRDVRGLLVGGSLILLLGTADDLRPIPPMGKFLGQLLAAAALIPFGISIDFITNPLTGGMIHLGLLSIPFTLLWVVSIVNAINLIDGLDGLAAGISAIAAVTLFAVSLQEGQAASALMMLALGGSTLAFLRYNFHPAQIFLGDGGSMLLGYLLAAISILGALKSAAAVTVLVPLLVLGIPIFDTVYAIVRRFYNSRPISQADHGHLHHRLLALGWTQRQVAFIVYLISVFLGVLAVLVNSLKFHRGLLVILIAASFLIYGFWRLGVFSVEIPRDGRKLSREGRQQEMNK, from the coding sequence ATGGCCTATCTCAGTGTTCTGCTGATTTCACTGGGAATTACATATCTGTTAACGCCGGCGGTGAGGGAGCTGGCGCACCGGCTGGAAGCGGTTGATGAACCTTCCCGCCGACGCATAAATATCCGTCGGGTTCCCAATCTCGGCGGTCTGGCTGTATACTTCGGTTTTACCCTGGCTCTTCTGCAGAGCCAGGGCGTCGGACGGGATGTTCGCGGTCTTTTAGTCGGCGGCAGCTTGATTTTGCTGCTGGGTACAGCGGATGATCTGCGACCGATTCCGCCCATGGGCAAATTTTTAGGACAGCTTCTGGCCGCTGCCGCTTTAATTCCTTTCGGCATCAGCATCGACTTCATTACCAACCCCCTGACCGGTGGTATGATCCATCTCGGGCTTTTGAGTATACCTTTTACCCTCCTCTGGGTGGTAAGCATCGTCAATGCAATTAATCTCATCGACGGACTGGACGGGCTGGCAGCCGGGATTTCTGCCATAGCCGCTGTCACCCTTTTTGCTGTGAGTCTGCAGGAGGGTCAGGCAGCCTCGGCTCTGATGATGCTGGCGCTGGGGGGCAGCACCCTGGCCTTTTTACGTTACAATTTTCATCCAGCCCAGATATTTCTGGGCGACGGTGGTTCGATGCTGCTGGGTTATCTGCTGGCAGCCATCTCTATTCTCGGGGCTTTAAAAAGCGCTGCAGCAGTAACAGTTCTGGTGCCTCTGCTGGTTCTGGGCATACCTATTTTTGATACTGTCTACGCCATTGTGCGCCGTTTTTATAACTCCCGTCCCATCTCCCAGGCTGATCACGGTCATCTCCACCACAGATTGCTGGCTCTGGGCTGGACACAGCGCCAGGTTGCTTTTATAGTTTATCTCATCAGCGTTTTTCTGGGAGTTCTGGCCGTGCTGGTCAACAGCCTCAAGTTTCACAGAGGCCTGCTTGTGATTTTGATAGCAGCCAGTTTTCTGATTTATGGGTTCTGGCGGCTTGGGGTGTTCTCGGTGGAAATTCCTCGCGACGGCAGAAAGCTATCCCGCGAGGGACGTCAGCAGGAAATGAATAAATAA
- the atpF gene encoding F0F1 ATP synthase subunit B produces MIDLNTTFIWQLVNFFVLLYLLRKFLYGPVTEMLDKRSSKIESDLEEARRQKEEAKELKEQRQQQLKEARQKAQKIINEAEERGEERAEEIINDAEEEAARIKERRMAEIEQARQEAADELRREVSSISLQVAGKFLQQELDREDQEKIIESYLEELDEVQLGELG; encoded by the coding sequence TTGATTGATCTGAATACGACCTTTATCTGGCAGCTGGTAAACTTTTTTGTGCTGCTGTATTTGCTCCGCAAGTTCCTCTACGGTCCCGTTACCGAGATGCTCGATAAGCGCTCGAGCAAGATAGAAAGCGACCTGGAGGAAGCCCGCCGTCAGAAAGAAGAGGCGAAGGAGCTGAAAGAACAGCGCCAGCAGCAGCTCAAAGAAGCCCGCCAGAAAGCTCAGAAAATCATAAATGAAGCTGAAGAGCGCGGTGAAGAGAGGGCTGAAGAGATCATAAACGATGCCGAAGAGGAAGCTGCACGCATAAAAGAAAGGCGCATGGCCGAGATAGAACAGGCCCGCCAGGAGGCAGCCGACGAGCTGCGGCGGGAGGTTTCGAGCATCTCGCTGCAGGTAGCAGGCAAATTTTTACAGCAGGAGCTGGATAGAGAGGACCAGGAAAAGATAATTGAAAGCTATCTGGAAGAGCTGGATGAAGTTCAGCTCGGTGAGCTCGGATGA
- the atpE gene encoding ATP synthase F0 subunit C, whose amino-acid sequence MVELAPEFMETIITAAALLGAGFAMIAGIGPGIGQGYAAGKAVEAVGRQPEARGNIITTMLLGQAVAESTGIYSLVIAIVLIFTIAL is encoded by the coding sequence ATGGTTGAATTAGCACCTGAATTTATGGAAACGATCATCACCGCTGCCGCGCTTTTGGGGGCCGGCTTTGCCATGATAGCCGGTATAGGTCCCGGTATCGGTCAGGGTTATGCAGCCGGTAAAGCTGTCGAGGCAGTCGGCCGTCAGCCCGAAGCCAGAGGAAACATAATCACCACCATGCTGCTCGGGCAGGCTGTCGCCGAGTCGACCGGTATCTATTCCCTGGTTATAGCTATAGTGCTGATCTTTACTATAGCTCTTTAA
- the atpB gene encoding F0F1 ATP synthase subunit A, giving the protein MDPGPQVVTHLFGHEALPITHTLVWSWAVCIVLIVGARMATREMKMVPSGLQNLGEAIVELILGQIEPMMPGHGRRMLPLIGTIFIYIGLSNLVGFLPAVDNPTADLNTTLSLGLLVFVISHYEGMKVKGPLGYIKSFAHPTIILFPLNVVSELAKPISHSFRLFGNMVGGGIIVMLIYQAAPWVLPVPLHAWFDLFVGSVQALIFGMIAIAYIAVARA; this is encoded by the coding sequence ATGGATCCTGGTCCACAGGTGGTCACCCACCTATTCGGTCATGAAGCCTTGCCCATAACTCACACCCTTGTCTGGAGCTGGGCGGTCTGTATAGTCTTAATAGTGGGGGCCCGTATGGCCACCAGAGAGATGAAGATGGTGCCGTCCGGCCTGCAGAATCTGGGAGAGGCCATAGTGGAGTTGATATTAGGGCAGATAGAACCAATGATGCCGGGGCATGGGCGCCGCATGCTGCCGCTGATAGGCACTATATTTATTTATATCGGTCTTTCCAATCTGGTTGGATTTTTACCTGCGGTAGATAATCCCACAGCCGATTTGAATACGACGCTGTCACTGGGGCTTTTGGTCTTTGTGATAAGCCATTATGAGGGCATGAAGGTAAAGGGGCCTCTGGGTTATATAAAAAGTTTTGCCCATCCGACTATTATACTCTTTCCGCTCAACGTGGTCTCGGAATTGGCCAAACCGATCTCCCACTCCTTTCGTCTTTTCGGTAACATGGTGGGAGGCGGTATCATAGTCATGCTCATTTACCAGGCTGCTCCCTGGGTTTTACCAGTGCCGCTGCACGCCTGGTTTGATCTCTTTGTTGGTTCAGTTCAGGCCCTCATATTCGGAATGATAGCTATAGCTTATATAGCTGTGGCTCGGGCCTGA